Proteins from one Candidatus Margulisiibacteriota bacterium genomic window:
- a CDS encoding prepilin-type N-terminal cleavage/methylation domain-containing protein, with amino-acid sequence MKSINDKKGFTLVEAIIVFTLVAILSFGMANFIVTLMRGWVLISSRDAAAGKARAAMNRMLTEIRRTKKPQNITTYTTAELQFLDLSSQTIDYKQTGTNLMRNSDILATNLVTPEGLRFTYLGSTGEVTAVKNNIRTIRIWLSLYGGTERITLESAARIRNL; translated from the coding sequence ATGAAGTCCATTAACGACAAAAAAGGTTTTACCCTGGTCGAGGCGATCATCGTTTTCACGCTGGTCGCCATCCTCTCTTTCGGCATGGCGAACTTCATCGTCACACTGATGCGCGGCTGGGTCCTGATCTCCAGCCGCGACGCCGCCGCCGGCAAGGCGCGCGCGGCGATGAACCGGATGCTGACCGAGATCCGCCGGACCAAGAAGCCGCAGAACATCACGACGTATACGACCGCCGAGCTCCAGTTCCTCGACTTGAGCAGCCAGACGATCGACTATAAACAGACCGGCACAAATCTAATGCGCAACAGCGACATCCTGGCCACCAACCTGGTCACCCCCGAGGGGCTGCGTTTCACTTACCTCGGTTCGACCGGTGAAGTGACCGCGGTCAAGAACAACATCCGCACCATCCGGATCTGGCTGTCCCTCTACGGCGGGACCGAACGGATCACCCTGGAATCGGCGGCCAGGATAAGGAATCTCTGA
- a CDS encoding glycosyltransferase family 2 protein, whose product MSRVIVIMPAYNAEKTLAKTVNDIPRGSVAEIILGDDCSRDRTVEIGRSLGLTVMRTPRNLGYGGNQKMLYRAALDHGADVIVMVHPDWQYDATKLPAMVEPIAAGRFDMMMGSRILSGAETMPWYKFVSNRFLTWVENLVFRLGLSEYHTGFRAFSRRALEAIPFERNSNDFVFDSEVLAEIAANGLRAGEIAVPCRYFPEASEINFRRSTVYGLQTLLVCAKYLLAKQGYKR is encoded by the coding sequence TTGAGCCGGGTCATCGTCATCATGCCGGCGTATAACGCGGAGAAAACGCTGGCGAAAACGGTCAACGATATCCCCCGGGGGAGCGTCGCCGAGATCATCCTCGGCGACGACTGCTCGCGCGACCGGACCGTCGAGATCGGCCGGTCGCTCGGGCTGACGGTCATGCGCACGCCGCGCAACCTCGGCTACGGCGGCAACCAGAAGATGCTCTACCGCGCCGCGCTCGACCACGGCGCCGACGTCATCGTCATGGTCCACCCCGACTGGCAGTACGACGCGACCAAGTTGCCGGCCATGGTTGAGCCGATCGCGGCTGGACGATTTGACATGATGATGGGCTCCCGGATCCTGAGCGGGGCGGAAACGATGCCGTGGTACAAGTTCGTCTCGAACCGCTTCCTGACCTGGGTGGAGAACCTGGTCTTCCGGCTGGGCCTCTCGGAATATCACACCGGTTTCCGCGCCTTCAGCCGCCGGGCGCTCGAGGCGATCCCGTTCGAGCGCAATTCCAACGATTTTGTCTTTGACTCCGAGGTCCTGGCCGAGATCGCGGCCAACGGCCTCCGCGCCGGCGAGATCGCCGTCCCCTGCCGCTACTTCCCGGAAGCGTCGGAAATAAACTTCCGGCGGAGCACCGTCTACGGCCTGCAAACGCTCCTGGTTTGCGCCAAATATTTGCTTGCTAAGCAGGGCTATAAGCGGTAA
- a CDS encoding T9SS type A sorting domain-containing protein — protein sequence MSKSAALILIGATVGLLLTGCTAQTNTANPEMPNPYLAVTGTSEVVFNDLAATCTIEIYTLAGEPVRTITVTNGNGQAIWDLKNSAGNLLVSGTYDYVIKNIDSQKKGKVVIIR from the coding sequence ATGAGCAAATCGGCGGCCTTAATACTGATCGGCGCGACGGTCGGCCTCCTGCTGACCGGTTGTACCGCGCAAACGAACACGGCTAATCCGGAAATGCCGAACCCGTACCTGGCGGTGACCGGCACGAGCGAGGTCGTCTTTAACGACCTGGCGGCGACCTGCACGATCGAGATCTATACCCTGGCCGGGGAACCGGTCCGGACGATCACCGTCACGAACGGCAACGGCCAGGCCATTTGGGACCTGAAGAACAGCGCGGGGAACCTGCTCGTCAGCGGCACCTACGATTATGTGATCAAAAATATCGACAGCCAAAAGAAAGGGAAAGTTGTTATAATAAGGTGA
- a CDS encoding glycosyltransferase family 9 protein, whose protein sequence is MKLKLLKLTDTLVGKPLCWLVGYWDYLFNCPNKERTIPEPRKILVIRPGGMGDFLYLLPALQLLRRKYPQARLDVLAESRNRAVQGLSGAIGRLLLYDAHPLATLAALRSGKYDLVIDSEQFHNFSALFAYLTGAPARIGFKTVPFRNHLYTHLVDYSLTGFEAGEFAGLLAPLGIETSGRVDLTGAIDRATYQGAALPAAFTALRQRCQKLIVIAPRGGDKYREWGADKYRQVVTRLLVNPAHGVVIVGGKQEAKLAAALAVTGERLLSLVGQTELPALCRIIADSDLFIGADSGLAVLANVLGQKSVTIFGATDHRKWAAPGQTQTVINSDLPCAPCYHFGSHKLCRNIDCLAGISADRVGAAVDRALS, encoded by the coding sequence ATGAAACTAAAACTGCTAAAACTGACCGATACGCTGGTCGGCAAGCCGCTCTGCTGGCTGGTCGGCTACTGGGATTATCTCTTTAACTGCCCGAACAAAGAGCGGACCATCCCCGAGCCGCGGAAGATCCTGGTCATCCGCCCCGGCGGGATGGGCGATTTTCTCTATCTCCTGCCGGCGCTGCAGCTGCTGCGCCGGAAATATCCGCAGGCGCGGCTCGACGTTCTGGCCGAGAGCCGGAACCGGGCCGTCCAGGGCTTGAGCGGGGCGATCGGCCGGCTTCTGCTTTACGACGCGCATCCGCTGGCGACGCTGGCCGCCCTGCGGTCGGGCAAATACGACCTGGTGATCGACAGCGAACAGTTCCACAACTTTTCCGCCCTCTTCGCCTACCTGACCGGGGCGCCGGCCCGGATCGGTTTCAAGACGGTCCCGTTCCGCAACCATCTTTACACCCATTTGGTCGACTACTCGCTGACCGGCTTTGAAGCGGGGGAGTTCGCCGGGCTGCTTGCACCGCTGGGGATCGAAACGTCCGGCCGGGTCGACCTGACCGGCGCGATCGACCGGGCGACGTACCAGGGCGCCGCTTTGCCGGCGGCGTTCACGGCGCTCCGGCAGCGCTGCCAAAAGCTGATCGTGATCGCCCCGCGCGGCGGCGACAAGTACCGGGAGTGGGGAGCGGACAAGTACCGGCAGGTCGTCACCCGGCTTTTAGTTAACCCGGCGCACGGCGTCGTGATCGTCGGCGGGAAACAGGAAGCGAAGTTAGCCGCGGCGCTCGCCGTGACCGGCGAGCGTTTGCTTTCCCTGGTCGGCCAAACGGAACTGCCGGCGCTCTGCCGGATCATCGCCGATAGCGATCTTTTTATCGGCGCCGACTCCGGCCTCGCCGTCCTCGCCAACGTCCTGGGGCAAAAGAGCGTAACGATCTTCGGGGCGACCGACCACCGGAAGTGGGCGGCCCCCGGGCAAACCCAAACGGTGATCAACAGCGACCTGCCGTGCGCGCCGTGCTACCACTTCGGCAGCCACAAATTGTGCCGGAACATCGATTGCCTGGCGGGGATCAGCGCCGACCGCGTCGGCGCGGCGGTCGACCGGGCGCTTAGTTAA
- a CDS encoding chitobiase/beta-hexosaminidase C-terminal domain-containing protein has product MRRSAYTIIELVVVIVVIGIMAIFAGVAVNNALRSIQLSSAADKIASDLRFAQSMASSYYQWYGVRFTVGSLASEAEVAGGFHIPILESPAYAAKVATPTMSPVGGTYSTDQSVSISCSTSGATIRYTTNGTTPTSSSPIYSTPISVSGNGTVMTIRAKAWKSGWTTSNMRSETYTITYPATTTTTTTTTTTTTVTTTTTSAVTTTTVVTTTTTTTLPPPTTTTTTTTSTTTTTVMGANQYSVFSYTGTFETAVTDPANANRSMTYALDAVHPGITITSVNIAGGDTVVFNPAGTPYNAKNGTALVSEGVITLSDGSTTKTIRIVPNTGRIYVQ; this is encoded by the coding sequence ATGAGAAGGTCGGCTTACACCATCATCGAACTGGTCGTCGTTATTGTCGTGATCGGCATCATGGCGATCTTTGCCGGCGTCGCGGTCAATAACGCTTTGCGCAGCATCCAGCTCAGCAGCGCCGCCGATAAGATCGCCTCCGATCTCCGTTTCGCCCAATCGATGGCTTCTTCCTACTATCAATGGTATGGGGTCCGGTTCACGGTCGGCAGCCTGGCGTCGGAAGCCGAGGTCGCCGGCGGTTTCCATATTCCCATCCTCGAATCGCCGGCCTACGCCGCCAAGGTCGCCACGCCGACCATGAGCCCGGTCGGGGGAACCTATTCCACCGATCAGAGCGTCTCGATCAGTTGTTCCACCTCCGGCGCGACGATCCGTTACACCACCAATGGCACCACACCGACCTCTTCTTCGCCGATTTATTCGACGCCGATCTCGGTCAGCGGCAACGGCACGGTCATGACGATCAGGGCCAAGGCCTGGAAATCAGGCTGGACAACCAGCAACATGCGGTCCGAGACCTACACGATCACTTATCCGGCGACGACAACGACTACTACCACAACAACGACAACCACCACGGTCACGACCACTACAACATCAGCCGTCACGACCACTACTGTGGTCACAACGACGACCACCACAACCTTGCCGCCGCCCACTACAACGACGACGACCACCACCAGCACCACGACCACTACGGTCATGGGCGCGAACCAGTACTCGGTCTTCTCTTACACCGGCACGTTCGAAACGGCCGTCACCGACCCGGCCAACGCCAACCGGTCGATGACCTACGCCCTGGACGCGGTTCACCCGGGCATCACGATCACCAGCGTTAATATCGCCGGCGGCGATACCGTCGTTTTCAATCCGGCCGGCACTCCTTATAACGCGAAGAACGGCACGGCGCTCGTCAGCGAAGGGGTCATTACGCTGAGCGACGGGTCGACCACCAAGACGATCCGGATCGTCCCCAACACCGGCCGGATCTACGTACAATGA
- a CDS encoding Ig-like domain-containing protein has product MKKAAVFFGVFLLLTSCAFAFQMQSGYFIGTGLARSITGVGFQPDLVIINCDTATGRSVWRSSAMSGDSTAYFENAVVNETGLIRSLDSDGFSLGTNAYVNARNVRYTWSAYKGTGGGDFYVGSYTGNGVDLRNITAPGFDPALVWIKRDGASVGVWYTSAMPADSTQYFSATAPAADRVQSMIAGGFQIGANAEVNQSGDTYYYIAFKATSEASCGLAVGSYTGDGVFARSITGVGFAPDRVMIKRNAASNAVLRNGNHYGDETTNFTLAANSTNCVRALENDGFQVGTDARVNVNAGIYYYAAFHGSTAEAPTGGFRMTAGYYTGNGTSQPISGLGFHPDLVIIKGDSTQLAVFTTSLMAPNTTAYLGSATASLADGIVSLDGDGFSLGSNATVNTALANYRYYAFTGAPCANFNIGAYTGLGVTSNDRSITGLGFAPDLVAVKRDGASFGVFKTSAIAGDNTAYFSATADTADRVQTLEADGFQVGANAEVNTAAATNFYFAFKNTAGQFSVEAYTGDGNNDRAVDGLGFRPGYVWVKRPEVTNAAVQRGYNLSSDLSQYFTATANGSGLVKSLGADGFTLGTHAAVNGSGVAYRFAAWKANSTKLVYTQQPTAATAGTSISPAITVAVRDNDGNTDTADNVSQVMLRFKDNPGGGVLSGTTIETAVAGTATFSDISINKAAAGYTLEAVSANLATATSEPFTISAAAASKLGFTVQPSQVKSRAIITPEVQVAVQDQYGNTVNDTATIHLSLKSGTGPLLGTTSKAAVAGVAAFNDLTIEATGANYALHATSDSYALATSETFSVIPADATTLRLVSAAVANAQAGAALSALTVEVTDGANLISGDNSTQVTIAIRDNPGGGTLSGTLTRTVAGGVATFEGLSINKTGAGYTLEVSAASLVPATTEPFAITPAAAHHLAYSVQPTDEAAGAIMAPAIKVRVLDVYGNLTATTETITLAIRNNAGGGTLAGNTNKAAVLGEATFDDLNINKIGVGYTLIAASAATASKISDAFNITVAPTDKVAFYVQPANTAAGAIITPPVQVAIEDQYGNIISTDNSSEVTVAISANPGSGALTGTATRTAAAGIATFDDLSIDKVGTGYTLAATSAGKNAGTSAAFNITSGPASKLVFSVQPSRTTAGAAVTPEVKVAVQDASGNTVAGDNTTPVTVALGNNPGSGTLSGTKTVTAAAGIATFSGLSVNKSVGGYTLTATSTGLATATSDAFTVDPAAAAALAFQVQPSTARAGIVISPEVKVALFDAYGNLAVLDNSTGVAVAIRDNPGGGTLFGTKTRTAAGGVASFNDLRINKKGDGYTLEATALILSPATSEPFNITGEAPAPLVLSLSPSRDAANVPVAAQVMIAFDSPMDQASVAAAFTLKATMDNNGTSLEAIGVSGTTTWDAAGQLFSFIPSALNKGYQYRADLAATAQSADQVKVASAESWLFTVIYDHSKENTTYSTDRRASVRTGSGTLPTDGYILINRDPQNAPTVVDPAAIAAAIAKVLALGDPHHYPLPATITEFNLFDASGTRVATTFAEAAIIALYYTAEANEKNLVLYRLDEAHGLFVKVPGSAVNTVDNYVSAPVRSFSVYTIMAVPALNVAGAYAFPNPFQPSAGHATVTFTNLASQCTIKIYTLTGDLVKTINESSGTGQNAWDVKNESGELLASGTYFYFIKSSGDTKSGKLVVIR; this is encoded by the coding sequence ATGAAAAAAGCGGCCGTCTTCTTCGGCGTTTTCCTTTTATTAACGAGCTGCGCCTTTGCTTTCCAGATGCAAAGCGGCTATTTTATCGGCACCGGCCTTGCCCGTTCCATCACCGGCGTCGGCTTCCAGCCCGACCTCGTCATCATCAATTGCGACACCGCCACCGGCCGCTCCGTCTGGCGGAGCAGCGCGATGAGCGGCGATTCCACCGCTTACTTCGAGAACGCCGTCGTCAACGAGACCGGCCTGATCCGCTCGCTCGACAGCGACGGCTTCTCGCTCGGCACCAACGCCTACGTCAACGCCCGCAACGTCCGCTACACCTGGTCGGCTTACAAGGGGACCGGCGGCGGCGACTTTTACGTCGGCTCCTACACCGGCAACGGCGTCGATCTCCGCAACATCACCGCTCCCGGCTTCGACCCCGCCCTCGTCTGGATCAAGCGAGACGGCGCTTCGGTCGGCGTCTGGTACACGTCGGCCATGCCGGCCGACAGCACCCAGTATTTTTCCGCCACCGCGCCCGCCGCCGACCGGGTCCAGAGCATGATCGCCGGCGGCTTCCAGATCGGGGCGAACGCCGAGGTGAACCAGAGCGGCGACACTTACTACTATATCGCATTCAAGGCGACGTCCGAGGCGTCTTGCGGCCTCGCCGTCGGCTCCTACACCGGCGACGGGGTCTTTGCCCGGTCGATCACCGGCGTCGGTTTTGCGCCCGACCGGGTCATGATCAAGCGGAACGCCGCCAGCAACGCCGTGCTCCGCAACGGCAACCACTACGGCGATGAGACCACCAACTTCACCCTGGCCGCCAACTCCACCAACTGCGTCCGGGCGCTGGAGAACGACGGTTTTCAGGTCGGCACCGACGCCCGGGTCAACGTCAACGCCGGTATTTATTATTATGCCGCGTTCCACGGCTCCACCGCCGAAGCGCCGACCGGGGGGTTCCGGATGACCGCCGGTTATTACACCGGCAACGGGACCAGCCAGCCGATCAGCGGCCTCGGTTTCCATCCCGACCTCGTCATCATCAAGGGAGATTCGACCCAGCTGGCGGTTTTCACTACTTCGCTGATGGCCCCCAATACGACCGCCTATCTCGGCAGCGCGACCGCCAGCCTCGCCGACGGGATCGTCTCGCTCGACGGCGACGGTTTTTCTCTCGGCAGCAACGCGACGGTCAACACCGCGCTGGCCAATTACCGCTATTACGCTTTTACCGGCGCCCCCTGCGCCAATTTCAACATCGGCGCCTATACCGGGTTGGGAGTCACCTCCAACGACCGATCGATAACCGGGCTCGGCTTCGCGCCCGACCTGGTCGCCGTTAAACGGGACGGCGCTTCTTTCGGCGTCTTCAAGACCTCGGCGATCGCCGGCGATAATACCGCCTATTTCTCCGCCACCGCCGACACCGCCGACCGGGTCCAGACGCTGGAGGCCGACGGTTTCCAGGTCGGCGCCAACGCCGAGGTCAATACCGCGGCCGCGACCAATTTCTATTTTGCCTTCAAGAACACGGCCGGGCAGTTCTCCGTCGAGGCCTACACCGGCGACGGCAACAACGATCGGGCAGTCGACGGCCTCGGTTTCCGTCCCGGTTACGTCTGGGTCAAGCGGCCGGAAGTGACCAACGCGGCCGTCCAGCGCGGCTATAACTTGTCCAGTGATCTCTCCCAGTATTTTACCGCCACCGCCAACGGGAGCGGCCTGGTCAAATCGCTCGGGGCCGACGGCTTTACCCTCGGCACCCATGCCGCGGTCAACGGCAGCGGCGTCGCTTACCGCTTCGCCGCCTGGAAAGCGAATTCGACCAAGCTTGTTTATACTCAGCAGCCGACCGCGGCCACCGCGGGGACCAGCATCTCCCCGGCGATCACGGTCGCCGTCAGGGATAACGACGGCAACACCGACACGGCCGATAACGTTTCGCAGGTCATGCTCCGCTTCAAGGATAATCCGGGGGGGGGCGTCCTCTCCGGTACGACGATCGAAACGGCCGTGGCCGGCACCGCCACGTTCAGCGATATCAGCATCAATAAGGCCGCCGCCGGCTACACCCTGGAAGCGGTCTCCGCCAACCTGGCCACCGCGACCTCCGAACCGTTCACCATCTCCGCCGCCGCGGCCAGCAAGCTCGGCTTCACCGTTCAGCCGAGCCAGGTCAAGTCGCGCGCGATCATTACTCCCGAGGTGCAAGTCGCGGTGCAGGACCAGTACGGCAATACCGTCAACGATACCGCGACCATCCACCTGTCGCTCAAAAGCGGCACCGGTCCTTTGCTCGGCACCACCAGTAAAGCGGCGGTCGCCGGGGTCGCCGCTTTCAACGACCTGACCATCGAGGCCACCGGCGCCAACTACGCCCTGCACGCGACCAGCGATAGCTACGCGCTGGCCACCTCGGAAACCTTCAGCGTCATCCCCGCCGACGCGACCACCCTCCGGCTGGTGTCGGCCGCCGTGGCCAACGCGCAGGCCGGCGCCGCGCTCTCCGCGCTGACCGTCGAAGTGACCGACGGGGCAAACCTGATCAGCGGCGACAATTCGACCCAGGTCACGATCGCGATCCGCGATAACCCGGGCGGCGGGACCCTGTCCGGCACGCTGACCAGGACGGTCGCGGGCGGCGTCGCGACTTTCGAAGGTCTGAGCATCAATAAGACCGGCGCCGGTTACACCCTGGAGGTCTCGGCCGCCTCGCTGGTCCCGGCCACGACCGAACCGTTCGCCATTACTCCGGCCGCCGCCCACCACCTCGCCTACTCCGTCCAGCCGACCGATGAAGCGGCCGGGGCGATCATGGCGCCGGCGATCAAGGTCCGGGTCCTCGACGTTTACGGCAACCTGACCGCGACGACGGAGACGATCACGCTGGCGATCCGTAATAACGCCGGCGGCGGCACGCTCGCCGGCAACACGAACAAGGCCGCGGTCCTGGGCGAGGCGACCTTCGACGACCTGAACATCAACAAGATCGGCGTCGGTTACACGCTGATCGCCGCTTCGGCGGCGACCGCCAGCAAGATTTCCGATGCGTTCAACATTACCGTCGCCCCGACCGACAAGGTCGCGTTCTACGTCCAGCCGGCCAACACCGCGGCCGGCGCCATAATCACCCCGCCGGTCCAGGTCGCCATCGAGGACCAGTACGGCAACATTATCAGCACCGATAATTCGAGCGAGGTCACGGTAGCGATCAGCGCTAATCCGGGGAGCGGCGCGCTAACCGGCACGGCAACCCGGACCGCGGCCGCCGGCATCGCCACTTTCGACGACCTCTCGATCGATAAGGTTGGCACCGGCTACACCCTGGCGGCAACTTCCGCCGGCAAGAACGCCGGAACATCCGCCGCTTTTAATATCACTTCCGGCCCGGCCAGCAAGCTCGTTTTTTCCGTCCAGCCGTCCCGGACGACCGCCGGGGCCGCCGTTACGCCGGAGGTCAAGGTCGCCGTTCAGGACGCTTCCGGCAACACGGTGGCCGGCGATAACACCACGCCGGTGACCGTCGCCCTGGGGAACAATCCGGGGAGCGGTACTCTGTCAGGGACTAAAACGGTTACCGCCGCCGCCGGCATCGCCACCTTCAGCGGCTTAAGCGTTAATAAATCCGTCGGCGGCTACACTTTGACCGCGACCTCAACCGGCCTGGCGACCGCCACGTCCGACGCTTTTACGGTCGATCCGGCGGCTGCCGCCGCCCTCGCCTTCCAGGTCCAGCCATCCACGGCCCGGGCGGGTATCGTCATTTCGCCCGAGGTCAAAGTCGCCCTCTTCGACGCGTACGGCAATTTGGCCGTGCTCGACAACAGTACCGGCGTTGCCGTGGCGATCAGGGATAATCCGGGCGGCGGCACCTTGTTTGGGACAAAAACGCGGACCGCCGCGGGCGGCGTCGCCAGTTTCAACGATCTGCGGATCAATAAAAAAGGCGACGGCTACACGCTGGAGGCGACCGCCCTGATCCTGAGCCCGGCCACTTCCGAACCGTTCAATATCACCGGCGAAGCGCCCGCGCCGCTCGTCCTGTCGCTCTCCCCTAGCCGTGACGCGGCCAACGTCCCGGTCGCCGCTCAGGTCATGATCGCTTTCGACTCGCCGATGGACCAGGCGTCGGTCGCCGCCGCTTTCACTCTTAAGGCAACTATGGACAACAACGGCACTTCGCTCGAGGCGATCGGCGTCAGCGGAACCACGACCTGGGACGCCGCCGGCCAGCTCTTCAGCTTTATCCCGTCGGCGCTTAACAAAGGTTACCAGTACCGGGCCGATCTGGCCGCCACCGCCCAAAGCGCCGACCAGGTCAAGGTCGCTTCGGCCGAGAGCTGGCTGTTCACCGTCATTTACGACCACAGCAAGGAGAACACGACCTACAGCACCGACCGCCGGGCCAGTGTCCGGACCGGCAGCGGCACCTTGCCGACCGACGGATATATTTTGATCAATCGCGACCCGCAAAACGCGCCGACCGTAGTCGACCCGGCCGCGATCGCCGCCGCCATCGCCAAGGTGCTGGCCCTGGGCGATCCCCATCATTACCCGCTCCCGGCGACGATCACCGAGTTCAACCTGTTCGACGCCAGCGGCACCCGGGTAGCCACCACTTTTGCCGAAGCCGCCATCATCGCCCTCTACTACACCGCCGAGGCCAACGAGAAGAACCTGGTCCTCTACCGGCTCGACGAAGCGCACGGTCTCTTTGTCAAAGTGCCGGGCTCAGCGGTCAATACCGTCGACAATTACGTTTCCGCCCCGGTCCGGAGCTTCTCGGTCTACACCATTATGGCGGTCCCGGCCCTGAATGTCGCCGGGGCTTACGCCTTCCCCAATCCGTTCCAGCCGTCGGCCGGGCACGCGACCGTCACTTTTACCAATCTCGCTTCGCAGTGCACGATCAAGATCTACACGCTGACGGGGGACTTGGTCAAGACGATCAACGAGAGTTCCGGCACCGGCCAGAACGCCTGGGACGTCAAGAACGAATCGGGCGAGCTTCTCGCCTCCGGCACTTATTTCTACTTCATCAAGAGCAGCGGCGATACCAAGAGCGGCAAACTGGTGGTGATCAGATGA
- a CDS encoding glycosyltransferase family 39 protein yields the protein MSRRAVIITLLIILLGQFLLRLHFVALPLDRDEGMYAYLAQRIVAGELPYRDVFDHKPPAVYYIYAGVVALGGNSLQAIRVFTAGYSLLTTLALFGVGLRLLGPGGALAAAALYAFFGAGPAVQGIAANTETFMVLPLVLALLAFLIAKERGRPGWYLLAGLLSGLAVMMKPVAGFNFLPLLLFSLNLNALWLLLGLAVVPLLFTLYFTLQGALGPFLFCNLAVNRLYLASSPCPNFLLDPSFGLTVILKQARLDNGLLWVFALLALLLILLREKLPAWRLTALWTVFAFSGVAASSLFFPHYFIQLVPGLALLTAYAFLWLYRSREFLLKLLAGLLAVWLVAITLPYQVPFYLTTDPYQMVLTLYGNRTFGLSHWFALVLKERLAPGDTVFVFAAEPELYFYLHKKAPTKYPNYLGWMVPFVSTKMILAEVRPQRPRFVLLTDYAPRGGELAAWLRGDYNQKMSYCGWALYERKTR from the coding sequence ATGTCGCGTCGTGCCGTCATCATTACATTGCTTATCATCCTGCTCGGGCAGTTCCTTTTGCGGCTTCACTTCGTCGCCCTGCCGCTCGACCGGGACGAAGGGATGTACGCCTACCTCGCCCAGCGGATCGTCGCCGGCGAGCTCCCCTACCGCGACGTCTTCGACCATAAACCGCCGGCCGTCTACTATATATATGCCGGCGTGGTCGCCCTGGGCGGCAATTCCCTGCAGGCGATCCGGGTCTTCACCGCCGGTTATTCCCTGCTGACCACGCTCGCCCTCTTCGGCGTCGGGCTCCGGCTACTCGGCCCCGGCGGCGCCCTGGCGGCGGCCGCGCTCTACGCCTTTTTCGGCGCCGGTCCGGCCGTCCAGGGGATCGCCGCCAATACCGAAACGTTCATGGTCCTGCCGCTCGTCCTTGCCCTCCTCGCCTTTCTGATCGCCAAAGAGCGGGGGCGCCCCGGTTGGTATCTCCTGGCCGGCCTGCTGTCCGGCCTGGCGGTAATGATGAAGCCGGTCGCCGGGTTTAATTTTCTCCCGCTCCTCCTTTTTTCTCTGAACCTGAACGCGCTCTGGCTTTTGCTCGGCTTGGCCGTCGTCCCGCTCCTCTTCACGCTCTACTTTACCCTGCAGGGGGCGCTCGGCCCCTTTCTTTTTTGCAACCTGGCGGTTAACCGCCTATATCTGGCTTCTTCGCCCTGTCCCAACTTCCTGCTCGATCCGTCGTTCGGCCTGACTGTCATCCTGAAACAGGCGCGGCTGGACAACGGGCTGCTCTGGGTGTTCGCCCTGCTCGCTCTCCTCCTCATCCTCTTGCGGGAAAAGCTGCCCGCCTGGCGGCTCACCGCGCTCTGGACCGTTTTTGCTTTTAGCGGCGTCGCCGCCAGCTCGCTCTTTTTCCCGCACTACTTTATCCAGCTGGTCCCCGGGCTGGCGCTGTTGACCGCCTACGCGTTCCTCTGGCTCTACCGCTCCCGGGAGTTCCTGCTGAAACTGCTCGCCGGGCTGCTCGCCGTTTGGCTGGTCGCCATCACCCTCCCATATCAAGTCCCGTTCTACCTGACCACCGATCCCTACCAAATGGTGCTGACGCTCTACGGCAACCGGACCTTCGGTCTCTCCCACTGGTTCGCGCTGGTCCTTAAGGAGCGGCTGGCGCCGGGCGACACCGTCTTTGTCTTTGCCGCGGAGCCGGAGCTCTATTTTTATCTCCATAAAAAAGCGCCGACCAAATACCCGAATTACCTCGGCTGGATGGTCCCGTTCGTCTCGACCAAAATGATCCTGGCCGAGGTCCGGCCGCAGCGCCCCCGTTTTGTCCTGTTGACCGACTACGCGCCGCGCGGCGGCGAACTTGCCGCCTGGCTGCGGGGCGATTATAATCAAAAGATGAGCTATTGCGGCTGGGCCCTGTACGAAAGGAAAACCCGTTGA